A single region of the Eremothecium gossypii ATCC 10895 chromosome V, complete sequence genome encodes:
- the FAS1 gene encoding tetrafunctional fatty acid synthase subunit FAS1 (Syntenic homolog of Saccharomyces cerevisiae YKL182W (FAS1); 1-intron), with product MSGITTRSLALGHGALEHTLSVPTGLYLTASQLAASFAKEQVAPTEGYASDEEPASSAELLAKFVGHVAAQAGAGGEVAAVLELALDEFEASYMCGEEVHRVAARLLADDEQPTALPKVKELVQHYVYGSVRAQRPLMHRRPALLESATRGDARVVAVFGGQGNTDDYFEELRELHQMYGVLVEDVLDTAAEQLNELLRTTEGAEKMYTQGLDFRQWLAQPERTPDNDYLLLIPISCPLIGILQLAHYAVTARIVGITPGELRACMVGVTGHSQGLSTAVAVAEADTWESFFCALRKTVSLLFFIGVRCYQVYPKTSLPPSILEDSLENGEGKPSPMLSVSNLTQEQVQEFVEKTNAHLPSEKHIVISLVNGARNLVVSGPPQSLYGLNLALRRAKAPAGLDQSRIPHSERKLKFTNRFLPIESPFHSHLLEPALELIKQDLHDADLEFKQESLAIAVYDTYDGHDLRQHSGSIVERIASCITKLPVYWETATTFKSTHILDYGPGGASGLGVLTHRNKDGTGVRVIIAGALDHNIDDEYGFKQELFDVNPTSLKFASNWLEEFHPKLIKTGSGKVYVDTKFSRLLGRPPLLVPGMTPTTVSPDFVAATINSGYHIELAGGGYFSPQGMTEAIDSVVAQIKKGSSLGINLIYVNPRMLQWGIPLIKELRSKGYPIQSLTIGAGVPSLEVASEYIETLGMTHLGLKPGSVDAISQVITIAKAHPTFPIVVQWTAGRGGGHHSFENFHAPMLQMYGKLRRHSNIILIAGSGFGSSEETYPYLTGEWSTRFNYPPMPFDGFLFGSRVMVAKEAKTSLAAKKAIAACTGVPDELWEQTYKKPTGGIVTVRSEMGEPIHKIATRGVMLWKELDETIFNLPKNKLQPALDAKRDYIIQKLNSDFQKPWFATVNGEARELTDMTYKEVAERMVELMFIKSTGKWIDVTLRNFTGDFLRRVEERFTKDKSVSVLQSYSDLETPSKVLADIFSAYPAAKSQFVNAQDVAYFLECAQRPTQKPVPFIPVLDHRFEFFFKKDSLWQSENLEAVVDEDVQRTCILHGPVAAQYTKEINEPIQHILDSIHDGHINKLLKDYYSDDISKVPVVEYFGGENPREVDYPTVKKTPDTIVYNATSATDFRTWFNVLAGSQKSWRHAFFSIPRVVQGSRYSENPTFKVFKPCDNMVVTIKHPETPDKTEVILQEPVQGTLKTTATVTFSGDVIQLSMIENRTMDGIPVALPLLYKYNPTDGFAPIVEIMEDRNQRIKEMYWKLWLKDPFNLDFDPRDPIESEDFTITSKDIAAFTHAIGNNCEDFVTRPGRPLLAPMDFAIVIGWRALVKAIFPNNVDGDLLNLVHLSNSYRMIPGAKPLQENDVVNVSALIKSVVNQENGKLVEVVGTIKKSGKPVIEVTTSFLYRGKYSDFENTFQKSTDPVYVIQINSPKDIAVLKSKEWLHFDNDKIDLLGRTLTFETETEVTFKNRTVFSSVHCEGRVLMELSTKENVQIGVVKYDAGESHGNPVIDYLSRNGSTLEHKVNLENTIPIATIEAQSPGTNETYARVSGDLNPIHVSRHFANYADLPGTITHGMYTSGAVRALVETWAADSVSSRVRAYSCQFVGMVLPNTLLTTRIEHVGMINGRKLIKFETRNDKDEPVLAGEAEVQQPVSTFVFTGQGSQEQGMGMDLYDKSPVARQVWDRADNHFKQTYGFSILEIVRTNPKELTIYFGGEKGRKIKENYTSMIFETIVDGEIASERIFKSITESSTSYTFKSDTGLLSATQFTQPALTLMEKASFEDLKSKGLIPAEATFAGHSLGEYAALASLADVMSIESLVEVVFYRGMTMQVAVPRDSEGRSNYGMIAVNPSRVSTGFTQEALQFVVERVGKITEWLVEIVNYNVEDQQYVAAGDLRALDTLTNVLNFVKLQKIDLVKLQATMPLEQVEEHLDEIITEISKKSLSKPQPIELERGFACIPLRGISVPFHSSYLRNGVKPFKNFLKKNIIKENVKVDRLIGKYIPNLTAKPFAITKEYFEDVYKLTGSEKIKAVLDNWESYQN from the coding sequence ATGAGCGGCATTACGACAAGGTCGCTAGCCCTCGGGCACGGAGCATTGGAACACACACTTTCGGTTCCCACAGGGTTGTACTTGACGGCGtcgcagctggcggcgtcGTTTGCGAAGGAGCAGGTGGCGCCCACGGAGGGGTACGCGTCGGATGAGGAGCCGGCGTCGTCGGCAGAGCTGCTTGCGAAGTTCGTCGGCCATGTGGCAGCGCAGGCTGGCGCGGGTGGCGAGGTGGCGGcggtgctggagctggcgctggacGAGTTCGAGGCGAGCTACATGTGCGGCGAGGAGGTGCACCGGGTGGCAGCGCGGCTGTTGGCGGACGACGAGCAGCCCACGGCGCTGCCCAAGGTCAAAGAATTGGTGCAGCACTATGTATATGGCTCTgtgcgcgcgcagcggccgctgatgcaccggcggccggcgctgctggagagCGCGACGCGGGGCGATGCGCGCGTTGTTGCGGTGTTCGGGGGGCAGGGCAACACGGACGACTACTTTGaggagctgcgcgagctgcaCCAGATGTACGGCGTGCTGGTGGAGGACGTGCTGGATACCGCGGCGGAGCAGCTGaacgagctgctgcgcacgACGGAGGGCGCAGAGAAGATGTACACACAGGGTCTTGACTTCAGACAGTGGCTGGCACAGCCAGAGCGGACCCCGGACAACGACTACCTGTTGCTGATTCCGATTTCCTGTCCGCTGATTGGGATCCTGCAGCTTGCGCACTACGCTGTCACTGCGCGCATTGTGGGCATCACGCCCGGGGAGCTGCGAGCCTGTATGGTGGGTGTCACCGGGCATTCGCAGGGTTTGTCGACGGCGGTAGCTGTCGCCGAGGCGGACACTTGGGAGTCCTTTTTCTGTGCCCTCCGCAAGACGGTCTCGCTGCTGTTTTTTATTGGTGTGCGCTGCTACCAGGTGTATCCAAAAACGTCCCTGCCGCCATCTATTCTGGAGGATTCCCTCGAAAACGGGGAAGGAAAGCCTTCTCCGATGCTCTCTGTGTCTAACTTGACGCAGGAACAGGTGCAGGAGTTTGTAGAAAAGACAAACGCTCACTTACCATCCGAGAAGCACATCGTGATCTCTTTGGTCAACGGTGCTAGGAACTTGGTTGTGTCGGGCCCACCGCAGTCTCTGTACGGTTTGAACCTTGCGCTAAGAAGAGCTAAGGCGCCTGCAGGCTTGGACCAGTCTCGTATCCCGCATAGTGAACGGAAGCTGAAGTTCACCAACCGCTTCCTACCCATTGAGTCACCTTTTCATTCCCATTTGCTAGAGCCTGCACTTGAATTGATTAAACAGGATTTACACGATGCAGACTTAGAGTTCAAACAAGAATCTCTTGCCATAGCGGTTTACGACACCTATGACGGACACGACTTGCGGCAGCATTCTGGATCGATAGTAGAGAGAATTGCGAGCTGTATTACAAAGCTGCCAGTTTACTGGGAGACAGCTACAACGTTCAAGTCAACACACATCTTAGACTACGGCCCTGGCGGCGCTTCTGGGCTAGGAGTTCTGACGCATCGTAATAAGGACGGTACTGGCGTGCGTGTCATTATAGCCGGTGCCCTGGATCATAACATTGATGACGAATATGGTTTCAAGCAGGAACTCTTCGATGTCAATCCTACAAGCTTGAAATTTGCCTCTAACTGGTTAGAAGAGTTCCATCCAAAATTGATCAAAACTGGATCTGGTAAGGTGTACGTTGACACAAAGTTTTCCAGGCTTCTAGGAAGGCCACCTTTGTTGGTTCCTGGTATGACACCTACCACTGTTTCTCCAGACTTTGTTGCTGCAACAATTAACTCAGGATACCACATTGAACTGGCTGGTGGCGGCTACTTTTCCCCCCAGGGTATGACAGAGGCTATAGACTCCGTTGTAGCTCAAATTAAGAAAGGTTCCAGTTTGGGTATCAATTTGATTTATGTCAACCCTAGGATGCTTCAGTGGGGTATTCCATTAATTAAGGAACTAAGAAGTAAGGGATATCCAATTCAATCATTGACGATCGGAGCTGGTGTCCCATCCTTGGAAGTTGCCTCGGAGTATATTGAAACACTTGGAATGACTCACTTGGGCTTGAAGCCTGGGTCAGTGGACGCTATCTCACAAGTGATTACTATTGCGAAGGCTCATCCAACGTTCCCTATTGTCGTACAGTGGACTGCTGGTAGAGGGGGTGGCCATCATTCTTTCGAGAACTTCCATGCACCAATGCTGCAAATGTATGGTAAATTGAGAAGACACTCTAATATTATCTTAATTGCAGGTTCTGGCTTTGGATCTTCTGAAGAAACGTATCCTTATTTGACAGGCGAATGGTCCACCCGCTTCAACTACCCACCGATGCCATTTGATGGGTTCTTGTTTGGTTCTAGAGTCATGGTGGCTAAAGAGGCCAAGACCTCGCTAGCTGCTAAGAAAGCAATTGCTGCATGTACTGGTGTTCCTGATGAACTCTGGGAACAGACCTACAAGAAACCAACGGGTGGTATTGTCACTGTTAGATCTGAGATGGGTGAACCGATTCACAAGATTGCTACCCGTGGTGTGATGCTCTGGAAGGAACTGGACGAGACTATATTCAACTTGCCTAAGAACAAGCTCCAGCCTGCTCTGGATGCTAAGAGAGATTACATTATCCAGAAGTTGAACTCCGATTTCCAGAAACCTTGGTTCGCAACGGTCAATGGAGAGGCTCGCGAATTAACAGATATGACCTATAAAGAAGTTGCAGAAAGGATGGTTGAGCTAATGTTTATCAAATCTACTGGCAAGTGGATCGACGTGACCTTGCGGAATTTCACTGGTGACTTCCTCCGTCGTGTCGAAGAACGCTTTACCAAAGATAAATCTGTTTCCGTCTTGCAGTCATATTCTGATTTGGAAACACCATCAAAAGTCTTAGCAGATATTTTCTCTGCTTACCCTGCAGCTAAGAGTCAATTTGTCAATGCCCAAGATGTTGCTTATTTCTTGGAGTGTGCACAAAGACCAACCCAAAAGCCTGTTCCTTTCATTCCTGTTTTAGACCACCGTTTTGAGTTCTTCTTCAAGAAGGATTCCCTATGGCAATCAGAAAATCTGGAGGCGGTCGTTGATGAAGATGTTCAGAGGACGTGTATTTTACATGGCCCTGTTGCTGCCCAATACACTAAGGAAATTAATGAACCAATTCAGCACATACTTGACAGCATCCATGATGGTCACATTAATAAGTTGCTAAAGGACTACTATAGCGATGATATCTCTAAAGTTCCTGTTGTTGAATACTTTGGAGGTGAAAACCCACGCGAGGTAGACTATCCTACTGTCAAGAAGACACCAGATACCATTGTCTACAATGCTACCTCTGCAACGGACTTCCGTACGTGGTTTAACGTCCTAGCAGGAAGCCAAAAATCCTGGAGACATGCTTTCTTCAGTATTCCGCGGGTTGTACAAGGATCAAGATACAGTGAGAATCCGACTTTTAAAGTTTTCAAGCCATGCGACAATATGGTGGTCACTATCAAGCATCCGGAAACTCCAGATAAAACAGAAGTCATTCTGCAGGAGCCTGTTCAGGGTACACTAAAAACCACTGCTACTGTCACCTTTTCGGGTGATGTAATTCAATTGAGTATGATTGAAAATAGAACGATGGACGGTATTCCGGTGGCTCTTCCATTGTTGTACAAATACAACCCTACGGATGGGTTTGCGCCTATTGTAGAAATCATGGAAGACAGAAACCAAAGAATCAAAGAAATGTACTGGAAACTTTGGTTGAAGGATCCATTTAACCTGGACTTTGATCCAAGAGATCCGATCGAATCCGAGGACTTTACCATAACGTCGAAGGATATCGCTGCGTTTACTCATGCTATTGGTAACAATTGTGAAGACTTTGTCACCAGACCAGGAAGACCATTATTGGCCCCTATGGACTTTGCTATCGTAATTGGATGGAGGGCGTTGGTTAAAGCTATTTTCCCTAATAATGTGGATGGTGACCTCTTGAACCTCGTTCATTTGTCGAATTCTTACCGGATGATTCCAGGTGCCAAGCCATTACAAGAAAATGATGTGGTCAACGTTTCTGCATTGATTAAGTCTGTTGTCAACCAAGAAAATGGTAAATTAGTTGAGGTTGTCGGCACTATCAAAAAGAGTGGCAAGCCGGTAATTGAAGTTACTACCTCTTTCTTGTATCGTGGAAAGTACAGTGACTTCGAAAACACATTCCAAAAGAGCACAGACCCAGTATATGTTATCCAGATTAATTCTCCAAAAGACATCGCAGTTCTGAAATCCAAGGAATGGTTACACTTCGACAATGACAAGATCGACTTACTAGGAAGGACTCTGACATTTGAAACAGAGACTGAGGTGACTTTCAAGAATAGAACCGTCTTCTCTTCTGTCCATTGTGAAGGTAGGGTACTAATGGAACTATCTACCAAAGAGAATGTTCAAATTGGTGTGGTCAAGTATGACGCAGGTGAATCTCATGGTAACCCTGTCATCGATTATCTCTCTAGAAATGGTTCGACTCTAGAGCATAAGGTCAATCTCGAAAACACAATCCCTATTGCAACGATTGAGGCTCAGTCTCCAGGAACCAACGAGACATACGCTAGGGTTTCTGGTGATCTCAACCCTATCCATGTTTCTCGTCACTTTGCTAATTATGCTGATCTGCCAGGTACCATCACTCATGGGATGTACACCTCGGGTGCTGTGCGTGCCCTCGTGGAAACATGGGCTGCTGATAGTGTCTCTTCGAGAGTCCGTGCCTACAGCTGTCAATTTGTTGGTATGGTCCTGCCAAACACTTTGCTAACCACAAGAATTGAGCATGTTGGTATGATCAATGGTCGTAAACTCATCAAATTTGAGACCAGGAATGACAAGGATGAGCCTGTATTGGCCGGAGAAGCTGAAGTTCAGCAGCCTGTATCCACATTTGTTTTCACCGGACAGGGTTCGCAGGAACAGGGGATGGGTATGGATCTGTACGATAAGTCTCCAGTCGCAAGACAAGTTTGGGACAGGGCAGACAACCATTTCAAACAGACTTACGGCTTTTCCATCTTGGAAATTGTCCGGACTAATCCAAAGGAATTGACTATTTACTTTGGGGGTGAAAAGGGTAGAAAGATTAAAGAGAACTATACATCTATGATTTTTGAGACAATTGTCGATGGTGAAATTGCAAGTGAACGGATTTTCAAGAGTATCACTGAATCTTCTACCTCTTATACTTTCAAGTCGGATACCGGTTTGCTGTCTGCAACTCAGTTCACCCAGCCAGCGTTGACGTTGATGGAAAAGGCTTCATTTGAAGACTTGAAATCCAAGGGGCTGATCCCTGCGGAAGCTACTTTTGCCGGGCATTCTCTAGGTGAGTATGCCGCGCTGGCTTCGCTAGCCGATGTGATGTCTATTGAGTCTTTGGTGGAGGTGGTCTTCTACAGAGGAATGACGATGCAAGTTGCAGTTCCACGTGATAGTGAGGGTCGTTCTAACTATGGTATGATCGCTGTTAATCCTAGCCGTGTGTCAACAGGATTTACACAAGAGGCCTTGCAATTTGTTGTAGAACGTGTTGGTAAAATTACAGAGTGGCTCGTCGAAATCGTCAACTACAATGTCGAAGACCAGCAATACGTGGCTGCCGGTGACTTGAGGGCTTTGGACACCCTAACGAATGTGTTGAATTTTGTCAAGCTTCAGAAGATTGACCTCGTTAAATTGCAGGCGACCATGCCTCTGGAACAGGTGGAGGAACATCTAGACGAAATCATTACTGAGATATCGAAAAAGTCACTTTCGAAGCCCCAGCCAATTGAGCTGGAGAGAGGGTTCGCATGTATCCCATTACGTGGTATCTCTGTTCCATTCCACTCCTCTTATTTGAGAAATGGGGTCAAGCCTTTCAAGAACTTTTTAAAGAAGAATATTATTAAGGAAAATGTGAAGGTTGACAGGCTGATCGGGAAGTATATCCCTAACTTGACAGCAAAGCCATTTGCAATCACTAA
- the LOT5 gene encoding Lot5p (Syntenic homolog of Saccharomyces cerevisiae YKL183W (LOT5)), with translation MNADRPCCQFVTTKPTVENVTPFAQFQLTQPRLKGVSLQQLSALPILYGGGRNFLFGRFTDSEPQLQDTDLFVLDSCILLWPAHALRGLRIPYDAVIYHAVRRADVLELVLAVERDATLDSLFPPAPGPQPFALSTLELRLRPRYATYDRHYSGAVEQLFTFRDFGLNRGDAMVANCNTAIATCMEFHHRAAAADDDDDDDDGPAAHVTPLAELLAPAGHVPIYANHGSADDLTDDGLTDDGPQGGAAAGMALAFCSAARVPTKRRRQD, from the coding sequence ATGAACGCGGACAGACCCTGCTGCCAGTTTGTGACCACCAAGCCCACCGTCGAGAACGTCACCCCGTTCGCCCAGTTCCAGCTCACACAGCCGCGCCTCAAGGGTGTCAgcctccagcagctcaGCGCGCTGCCCATCTTGtacggcggcggccgcaaCTTCCTCTTCGGCCGCTTCACAGACAGCGAGCCCCAGCTCCAGGACACAGACCTCTTCGTGCTCGACTCCTGCATCCTGCTCTGGCCTGCCCACGCGCTCCGCGGCCTCCGTATCCCGTACGACGCCGTAATCTACCACGCCGTGCGCCGCGCAGACGTGCTCGAGCTCGTGCTCGCCGTCGAACGCGACGCCACGCTCGACAGCCTGTTCCCGCCTGCGCCCGGCCCGCAGCCCTTCGCATTGTCCACGCTCGagctgcgcctgcgcccgCGCTACGCCACCTACGACCGCCACTACTCCGGCGCCGTCGAGCAACTCTTCACCTTCCGCGACTTCGGCCTTAACCGTGGCGACGCCATGGTCGCCAACTGCAACACCGCCATCGCCACCTGCATGGAGTTCCACCaccgcgccgccgccgccgacgacgacgacgacgacgatgacgGCCCCGCCGCCCACGTGACCCCTCTAGCCGAGCTGCTCGCCCCCGCCGGTCACGTGCCGATTTACGCCAACCACGGCTCTGCAGATGACCTCACCGACGACGGCCTCACCGACGACGGCCCGCAGGGtggcgctgccgccggcaTGGCGCTCGCGTTTTGCTCGGCGGCTCGCGTGCCAACCAAGAGGCGCCGGCAGGATTAG
- the SPE1 gene encoding ornithine decarboxylase SPE1 (Syntenic homolog of Saccharomyces cerevisiae YKL184W (SPE1)) produces the protein MIAKEIAPALAQDQPEEVKHDSLCQARDHVTTGLAGLVATDPTTQKTGAHEQAHQAVFQAMKEHVERVNKDTCDAGEENSFFVCDLGEVERLLRYWRRELPRVQPYYAVKCNPDVRVLERLASLGVNFDCASKAEIERVLQLGVAPERIIYANPCKVSSFIRFAAARGVRQSTFDNVEELYKIARFHPESQLLLRISTDDSTAQCQLSAKYGCSPDEVDPLLAKVAELGLNLVGVSFHIGSGASDFSSLTQAVVDARRVFDRAAHFGLPALRVLDVGGGFQFDTFHQSSAILNAALDTHFPPGSGVELIAEPGRFLVATAFTLSSHVIAKRELPERGSMLYINDGIYANMNCILFDHYQPTPRVLYHAAAFHYFDTTSSKSRTAACPHRTSIWGPTCDGLDCITDEYYLRYDLAVGDWLYFANFGAYTSSAATPFNGFEAAVEVIYIDTA, from the coding sequence ATGATTGCCAAGGAGATTGCACCAGCTCTTGCTCAGGATCAGCCGGAAGAGGTGAAGCACGATTCGCTATGTCAAGCCAGAGATCATGTCACTACAGGCTTGGCAGGCTTGGTGGCAACCGATCCGACTACTCAGAAAACGGGTGCACACGAGCAAGCACACCAGGCCGTGTTTCAGGCCATGAAGGAGCATGTGGAACGCGTCAACAAGGATACGTGCGATGCCGGCGAGGAAAACTCTTTCTTCGTGTGCGATCTCGGCGAGGTGgagcgcctgctgcgctACTGGCGGAGAGAGCTACCGCGCGTGCAGCCCTACTACGCAGTCAAGTGCAACCCCGACGTGCGCGTTTTGGAGAGATTGGCTTCGTTGGGCGTGAACTTCGACTGTGCGTCGAAGGCCGAGATTGAGCGTGTGCTGCAGCTGGGGGTGGCCCCGGAGCGCATCATCTACGCAAATCCGTGCAAGGTGTCCTCTTTTATCCGCTTTGCGGCGGCGCGTGGCGTACGTCAGTCCACATTCGACAACGTAGAGGAGTTGTACAAGATCGCACGTTTCCATCCGGAGTCCCAGCTCTTGTTGCGGATCTCTACAGACGACTCCACAGCGCAGTGCCAGCTCTCGGCCAAGTACGGCTGCTCGCCCGACGAAGTGGACCCGCTGCTCGCTAAAGTGGCCGAGCTAGGCCTGAACCTAGTGGGTGTGTCGTTCCACATCGGATCTGGCGCTTCCGATTTCTCCAGTCTTACACAGGCGGTCGTCGACGCGCGACGCGTGTTCGACCGTGCCGCGCATTTCGGGCTGCCAGCACTGCGCGTCCTTGACGTGGGCGGCGGGTTCCAGTTCGACACCTTCCACCAGTCCAGCGCTATCCTGAACGCCGCACTCGACACGCACTTCCCGCCGGGGTCAGGGGTGGAGCTCATCGCAGAGCCCGGTCGTTTCCTCGTTGCCACCGCCTTCACCCTATCCTCCCATGTCATCGCGAAGCGTGAGCTGCCCGAGCGCGGTTCCATGCTTTATATCAACGACGGCATCTACGCAAACATGAACTGCATCCTGTTCGACCACTACCAGCCCACGCCGCGCGTCTTGTACCATGCTGCGGCGTTCCACTACTTCGACACCACATCGTCCAAGTCCAGGACGGCCGCGTGCCCGCACCGGACGTCGATCTGGGGCCCCACTTGCGACGGGCTCGACTGCATCACCGACGAGTACTACCTAAGGTACGACCTCGCCGTCGGCGACTGGCTCTACTTCGCGAACTTCGGCGCGTACACCTCCAGCGCAGCCACGCCCTTCAACGGTTTCGAGGCAGCTGTGGAGGTTATCTACATAGACACCGCGTGA
- the ASH1 gene encoding DNA-binding transcription repressor ASH1 (Syntenic homolog of Saccharomyces cerevisiae YKL185W (ASH1)): MARIVPAGQPVASAGSELRRKWSLGDLMLPSLQAARRPALAQESPYFFDVRGRAASAPSSPQNATVLTPTTSPRVQSLQSSPQVSLPPLRHLRLLPNPDRQQHAPAYPDTCEHTHRWRHDLVRWCAEAKREHFKHIEAEMAQLDVRSFPGLHMLANAAYVSSIVSPRDHFFQLADSSASEWIVMTPPVSPREEGQQPASPGLFTHAVSEKLVQTIRRKRLSASSHKKSNSFQAREMKKLLDSRSNLAPSGAGKISKKLPAAPVQQLMATINLGCSQQPECCEPPNLTPQRPAADLHPTRSIPCHQLAQLVRTPMGPRTPSRRASMRRCLSCHCTESPCWRPSWSDRRQDQLCNSCGLRYKKTHTRCLNSACRRIPSKGELAQMKTNPIVSEILENGLRVEGLRCLFCNCVVETRD; encoded by the coding sequence ATGGCACGGATCGTACCTGCCGGGCAACCAGTCGCATCTGCGGGATCAGAACTCCGGAGAAAATGGTCGCTGGGCGATCTGATGCTGCCGTCGCTGCAggccgcgcggcggcctgcgctggcgcaggagtcgccgtacttcttcgatgtgcgcgggcgcgccgccagcgcgccgTCGTCGCCGCAGAATGCGACCGTGCTGACTCCGACAACGTCGCCGCGGGTGCAGTCGCTGCAGTCATCGCCACAGGTGAGTCTGCCGCCGCTGAGACAtctgcgcctgctgccgAATCCAGAtcggcagcagcacgcgcCCGCGTACCCGGACACATGCGAGCACACGCACCGCTGGCGCCACGATCTGGTGCGCTGGTGTGCCGAGGCGAAGCGTGAACATTTCAAGCACATCGAGGCGGAGATGGCGCAGTTGGACGTGCGCAGCTTCCCGGGCCTGCACATGCTGGCGAACGCGGCGTATGTGTCGTCGATTGTGTCGCCGAGAGACCACTTTTTCCAGCTGGCAGACAGCTCTGCATCGGAGTGGATAGTCATGACGCCGCCCGTGAGCCCGCGGGAAGAGGGCCAGCAGCCCGCCTCGCCGGGCCTGTTCACGCACGCTGTGAGCGAGAAGCTTGTGCAGACCATCCGGCGCAAGAGGCTGTCCGCCTCCTCCCACAAGAAGTCGAACAGTTTCCAGGCGCGCGAAATGAAGAAACTACTAGACTCCCGCAGCAATCTCGCCCCCTCGGGTGCAGGAAAGATCTCCAAGAAATTGCCCGCTGCCCCCGTGCAGCAACTGATGGCAACCATAAACCTGGGCTGTTCTCAGCAGCCAGAGTGCTGCGAGCCGCCCAACCTCACGCCACAGCGGCCCGCGGCAGATCTGCATCCAACCCGGAGCATTCCTTGCCATCAGTTGGCACAGCTGGTGCGCACGCCGATGGGACCACGTACCCCTTCGCGCCGCGCCTCCATGCGCAGATGCCTCTCTTGTCACTGTACGGAGTCGCCGTGCTGGCGGCCGTCATGGTCCGACCGCAGGCAGGACCAGCTATGCAACTCTTGCGGGCTACGCTACAAAAAAACCCACACGCGTTGCCTCAATTCGGCCTGTCGCCGGATTCCCAGTAAGGGTGAGCTCGCACAGATGAAGACAAACCCGATTGTCTCGGAAATCCTCGAAAACGGTCTTCGTGTAGAGGGCCTCCGTTGTCTGTTCTGCAACTGCGTCGTCGAGACGCGCGATTAA
- the MTR2 gene encoding Mtr2p (Syntenic homolog of Saccharomyces cerevisiae YKL186C (MTR2)) — protein sequence MNAPGAGHSQAAETFVKKLLAHLDECDVDRLQQALPLFQPHCRIVVNTQPFASPAAFLQTWLQAVVATQHTLTSLDYHVIPGTATLVCNAACKVRFDESGRDKMGGDAVLPAPAARAQPRARRWGTYYGLSLQLVLDERVLAGDAAAAIAALNYTLVFRPDDTLMSI from the coding sequence ATGAACGCCCCCGGCGCCGGCCACTCCCAGGCCGCAGAGACCTTCGTGAAGAAACTGCTCGCGCACCTCGACGAGTGCGACGTGGACCGGCTCCAACAggcgctgccgctgttCCAGCCGCACTGTCGCATCGTCGTCAACACGCAGCCGTTCGCCTCCCCGGCCGCGTTCCTCCAGACCTGGCTGCAGGCCGTGGTCGCCACGCAGCACACACTCACGTCGCTGGACTACCACGTCATCCCCGGCACCGCAACGCTGGTCTGCAACGCTGCCTGTAAGGTCCGCTTCGACGAGAGTGGCCGGGACAAAATGGGCGGCGATGCCGTGCTgcccgcgcctgccgcccgcgcccagccgcgggcgcgccgcTGGGGCACCTACTACGGCCTGTCGCTCCAGCTCGTTTTGGACGAACGTGTGCTGGCCGGCgacgcggccgccgccaTTGCCGCGCTGAACTATACCCTTGTTTTTCGCCCGGACGATACGCTGATGAGCATCTAG